In Pseudoliparis swirei isolate HS2019 ecotype Mariana Trench chromosome 22, NWPU_hadal_v1, whole genome shotgun sequence, the DNA window TGAAACTGAATATGAATTAAAATTAGATAGCACATGTAAAGCAAAATGGGTACAAGATGTGCAGGTTGTTTTTAACAGCCGTTATCCACAATCAACTACAAATAATGGAGAACTGAGAGGAAACTTGACAAAGAAAAACTGCACCACCACCCTGAACAACATGCAACCTGTTGGCAGCAACACATATCATTTCAGGTTGGAATGTGACAATACACCGAATTATAGTTTTTCTCTGCAAAAAATCTCTATTCCAGTCACAGGTATTAAAATCTGTTTACGTTCACTCATTCATGTCCCTCGTAGAACTGCTCTGACCTTGTTTTAAATTCATTGCATTTGACAAATAGTGAACAAAATGGAGAAATGATAGTTTAGTGACTGGTTCAAATGCACCTTctcaccagctgctcctcccaGACCGACTCTGACTCCGtcagtggtggaggtggaggagggaaccTCAGTGAGTTTGACGTGCTCTGCTCCAGCTCCCTGTCCGTCTCATCCGCCAACGCTGACGTGGACCAACGATCTGGGTCTCAGTGTGGAGACACTGCAGGAGAATCAGGACCACACGAAAGTCATGACCTCTGTTGTGACCTTCAATGTCTCTCGCAAGCATCCGGGAAAGACCATCTCCTGTACGGCCACATACGACAAACAAGATGGCCGCCCAGGGTCAGCTGCTAGCACGACAGCTAACATTTCATGTGAGTTCATTCATCCtcacacatttaattaaatatattttaattgaaaTGATCTCATCGCTTATTGCTTTCTTGACTTAGTTTAAATCAGGTCTGAAATAATTAGTCGATTAAACAAACCGAGAATATTAAACGTCAACAATTTTATTGGTTTATTATAATTAGAATTGGTTATTTTTGGTTGTAAAGCACTTGATGGTCAATTTATTTCATCTAAAAatcaagaaaaaaatgaatgaatctAGGAACAAAGCAGAATCTTTACCGTCATTATTTTGGATTATTCAAAGAATATTATAATGGTAAGGTTTTAACAAGGCAACCAAGCAGTAAACAATCATAATGACCGTCAAGTATTATTGACTTGTGTTTATTCAagatgtgtttcttgtgtttcagaTTCCCTGTTTGAGGCATTTATGCCGCAGACAATAGAGGTTCTCACTGGATCCAGTGTGACCATCCCCTGCTCCTTCGATGTGCCAGCTTCACACGAATCAAACTTAGATGACACGTGTAGAGCAATATGGATAAATGATCAGAAGATTATTTTTAACAGCCGTTATCCACAAACAACTACAAATAATGGAGAACTGAGAGGAAACTTAACAAAGAAAGACTGCACCACCACCCTGAACAACATGCAACCTGCTCACAGCAATAACTATACCTTCATGGTGGAATGTAACAATACACTGAATTATCGTTTTGCTGAACAAATCTCTATTTCACTCACAGGTATTAAAGTATATTTGCTTACATTCACTCATTACCAGATTATATTCcatctatatacatacaaatgatTCTTTAATCTTTTTAGACATTTAATACAACATATTTAGTCTCCTTTcaaaaaaggaggggggggggtgaatcaGTAGATTGTACATGGGAGAAGATTATATAACCACGACTGTCACTGTTTAAATACATGAATGGCCTGCTTGATCTTCCTCCATCCAGCCACTCTGACTAAGTCGTTGCTCTGATCACCTTCTAGTTAGTTACTAGTTAGTTAGATACTTAActatatttttttccttttgtattTTTACTGATAGAAATGTGCCAAATGTAGTTACCAGATCCCCTCATCTGTGTAGAAAACACAATGTGCCAACATTATATATAGATCCATGTTACTAGTTAACTCACAGGTCAAACTAACCTAACTTAAATGACTCCAGACTAAACTTTCTCTCCATGCGTTGCAGTCGCCCCTCAGATCCTGCCCTCATCGGACTGCATCAAGGCTGCAGACCAGCTCACCTGTTCCTGCAGGACTCAGGGAAATCCTTCTCCCACTTTACGCTGGTATTTGGATGGGTCACCTGTGAATCACTCTGACAGGTCTGTGAGAAGCAAGGAGCATCTGAATGCCTCAGGCCTGTGGGGCAGCATCAGCGTGGATGGCCCACGGGGGAGGGGTCTTTCCTGGGTGCTCTGCCTCAGCTCCAACTCTCTGGGATCCGCCAGTCAGCGTTTTAGTGTCAGCCGCCTTGAGCCTCAGACGTCTGCACCAAGTCAAGGTCCGTATCGCGTGAGCTCTAGAAATGTTATTGGTGAGCTTGAAAGAAAGACATTCGTAGAcactaaataattattttttttcctcaaaGAAATGCAGTCTACATCATCCatctacattttgtattttcaaCAATGCGATACTGTAAGCTCTTTAATTAAACCCTGTATGGCTTCCTTTGGGAAGTAAGGGCCATTGTAAGGTGTTACTTCTCTATATTAGCTGCTCGTGTTTGCAACTTTCTCATCAGTGCCCATGTCACCTTCTCTAATTACTAGCAAGGTTTGTTGCGCCACTTGTTGCTTCCTTTTTTAGGAGGTGGAAGGCTTGAAAGGACGTTATTATATTGGGGAACGCAGCGGCTCGTCGGATAGGCATCCGGAGAATAAAGgcactatttattattataaatgggcccggatgagagagagagaagtgtgtggagatatacactaccgttcaaaagtttggggtcacttagaaatgtctttatttttcaaagaaaagcactgttttttcaataaagataacattaatcaaaaatacacactatacattgttaatgtggtaaatgactattctaggtggaaacgtctggtttctaatgaaatatctccataggtgtatagaggcccatttccatcaactatcactccagtgttctaatggtacattgtgtttgcgaatcgccttagaagactaatatctgattagaaaacccttgtgcaattatgttagcacagctgaaaacagttatgctggtgatataagctatacaactggccttcctttgagcttgaagtttgaagaacaaaattaatatttcaaatattaatcattatttctaaccttgtcaatgtcttgactatattttctattcaattttcaattcatttgataaataaaagtgagttttcatggaagacacaaaattgtctggatgaccccaaacttttgaacggtagtgtatactacTTACTCATAGATACTTCTTCCCTGATAGAAGAAAGAGGTATTTACATTGCAGTGTGTTTTCATATGAACTTAAGTGGCCTTACTCCTCACCAAGctgaattattattttactgCATTTCCAAAGTTTTACCAAAAGAACGATGTCTCGAGTTACTTCCCCAGTgcttgtactctgtgcaatgataataaagttgaatctgaatctTGTTTATCCTAATCTCTCATTGTGCGTTTCAGATCGAGTGACGCTGATACTTTTCATCTCCACGGTTGCCGCTCTGCTCGTGCTCGTGCTCGTGCTCGTGCTTTGCCTTTGCATCGGGTAAATCCAGAGACGGCGCATCGTAACGGCTCACATGTCAATCAGCACCACCATGTTCGCCACACATTTTGATTTTCATCACTATTCTCCACTCGCATATCGCATCATTTCTGGTGATTTTCTGATCATTTGTTTGAATCCACATGCAACTTGACCACGTGAGCTGTGCTTCAACAGAGTTCAAGTCCATTGAGACtatttcatttcataaataaatgagaaaacaaatatgaataacaaaatgtACCCATTCAATTGTATACGGCTCACATTCTTGTGTGTTTTCCAGGGTTCAGAAGTCTCGCCTCAACCTCCTGAAGAGTCAGAGCGCcgcagacagcagcacagcCGCCGTGAGCCATCGTCGAGCAGCTGGAGAGGGAACCGAGGTACCAGCCGGGCTCTCTTTACGCAAGGAAGCCGGATGAGAGCACGACGTGGGCCACTGACGTGTTCTCTTGAATCGTTTAGGTACCAAACGCAACCGAAGAGGAGGCGTCTGCAACTCTCTCTGAGCCGAGCTCCGGACCCAACGGCAAAAGTTCAGAGAAGACGAGCGAGGAAGGCAAAGATGTGATTTACTCGGTCGTGAAATGGGTGAAAAGgagcatgaagaagaagaagaggaagaaggctgCAGACTCGATGGACTTGGAGGAGATTTGCCCAGGGGGAGGCCTGCACAGAGGTTTCGTGGAGAGGAGAAGCCCCTCTGGCAACGTGGAGAAAGGGATGGAAAGTGAATATGCTGAggttaaatttaaaaataagagCGATGTGCATAAATAGATCACACATCTGTCAAGTCCGTTTGAATATACTTTTAGGCCTTCCTCTCTTAAATGTATGTTTACTTTTTGTCTGTTCTGACAATTATTGGTATTatgttccttttgtttttatattcatgttttttaaaaagatttcaACAGACTTTTTGTGCCTGAAgatatatttttcacattagAGTAATTAAAAAGAACAATAAGGATATTAATGATGAAGAGTTATCCCAGTTTCCACTGTTTTAATGcattattaatataaaatacctgtatatttatttgaatgtttAATCCACATAATGCATGTGTAAAATGGCATTTTGTCTTATTGTTGACattcttttgtttgttaaaaCTGAAGTGGCTTTAGCTATTTGAGCTCTAACCTACTTTAAGTTGTGTTTATGCAAAAGTAGCAGTCTACATTCTTCTTTAGGACCATGCCGTGTTTGTATTCTTTCAAGCCCAATTGTTTCCATCAAGCTTCAATGGTGCATATCATACATATTTTAGAGCCGTCACCTCGTCCAACAAGCGGTTGCGAAGCCAGATTTGAGAAGCCGGAGACGAGAGACGTTCAGGCTGACTGCTTCAAATGAGCTCAGCGACTCCCTGTGACTGAACAGAGGGCGTTAGGGGGCTGATGAAAAGGCTCGGGAACACATCAGTGAGCCATCGGACATATTCACACAGCAGCTCACCTGGCAGGGTAAGTGTTCCTGTCGGTGTCCCTCAAAGAAAAATGagacttttttttcaaattatcCAAAGTAAGGGAAAAAAATGTGTGCAGGTGTCAGAAATGCCTAAATTATTTGCAGTAATGTATTATTCAAGTATTTGATCATAGTTGAATTATACACCGCAAAATGGTTTGAGTGTCATTTATCCTGAGTGGATTCCGACCTACTTTTCATTACCTGAAACTAAATAAGAatttaataatgtacattgttggATAATATATGGTAATCAATAAAAAGTATTTCCAGCTTTTCTGATATTGTAAAAAGTTGACTTAAACACTATATTTGCAATGCATATAAGAAATAAGGTGATGTATGTACTTGATATGTTTtaagaagaaaatatatatggTTTGAAAGAGCAATATTCTAACTTTGTTTCTGAgaagttgtttcttttgtttttatttagtcgctctaatatagtttaatataaacaGATCTAAATACTGCATCCACCTCAGCCGTGTGGTAACTAACAGTAACATATTTCTGTGCAAAGAGACATTCAGTTGTGTCACATATTTAAATTTCTCATACTTCTCCAAAAGTATAGCATCGCAAAAGAGGAGGCAACATACAGCCACAGGCAAAGGTACAATGAATATGACTCGTGAGTTTTTTAAAACTGATGTTAATGTCAATAAGGTGACAAGAGGAAATTAACATTTCAGCTGTTCCCAAGTAACAGAAACCTGATCTACAGGTCTACTGTACGACTATTCTCTGTTGCTGAAACGAATCTCAGATTTCTTCTTAGAAATTATGTCACAgtggactttcttttttttcttttaaaggacGCCCTAAATTGAATGTCGATGTGGAAGAATCATTTGTTTTTCTGAAATGATTAGTGGTGGAGGCTTAACTTTGAATAAATGCAGGTTTATTGCTTATTGCAATCCAAACTTAATTATgtcagagtttattatttatgaatGGCTTTCCATCCCAAACAATCACAGATGACTTTATCACAAAAACCACAAGACGTGTTTGATGTGTTTGCAAAATTCcagattttattattatacagtAAATTGTCTATTTTGCAATGGGGATATCCTTTGCACCCTTGACAACTTATCTCTTGTTTACTTTAACGTGGGCCAGCGATTCTCCTACACGCGTGCATTCTGTAGGCACACATGTAGAATATACCTGCAAGACAAAACATAGGGATGTAATTTGCCCACAGGTGTGAATAAATGTCAGATTGAGAATGTATAGTGggaatttctgtacataaaatGTCATACAAAAGAAAGTGTTCCTGGAACACCATTTTAttaatgattttcttttttctttagctGTATTTTGGAATACTAACAGTTTCCCTTGGTGTGCAATAACTGTGTATAATATTCACATATTCCCAGCATAATTGTCTTACTATTATGATGAAGTTACAGTGAACTCTAATGCACTCTTTTATTTAACAAACCTGCAAAGAAGTTCATGAGCAGTGCTACCCAGCCGAGTATGTAGGACCAGGAGAAGCGCCAGTCACCGAAGCGCTTGCCCAGGAAGTTCACGGTCACTCCGGTGTAAATGGCCATTGCAAGCAGAACAAAGAGAGCTGAGGTGGGCAGAGAGGGAGGTATATGTTTTAGAACGCCTGCTGCTATATATCAACTAATATGTGTCTGAGATTTACATGATATGAAAATACACCAAATACAAAACGTGGATACGTGACTCACTTGAAACAAAGAACATGATCCCGGCGGCAAAGGAGCGGTTGAACCTCTCGAAGGCCGAGAAGTGGGCAAAGGAGAGGATTCCTGCGATGATGCCGGCAAAGCACGACATGGCGGAGAGGATCATGAAAACGCGAGTGGCATTCCAGTAGGCTGAGGAGGAGTAAAGCAACGGAGAGAACATGCCATAAATATATGAGGAAGATCCCCAAAACATGTCATTTGAAAATCTACTGGAAATGTATCTTTCCTAGAATTTCTATTGACCCCTGGAACTGGAATTTTATTTCACATCATTTTTGCCTTGATCTTGAAAACTGCACAGCTGGACTCACACAGCACTCATACAACTGTAAAGGTGTGCATACAAGGGAAATGACGGTTTTCTTTCCACATGAATTTACGGTTTCGCTACAATGTGATTTTGGTAATCCCGTGGCTTTTTATCCAGCGACATCGTCGGGCCTTTGGCTTATAATTAGTGCAAATTAgctcatgttagcatgctacagGCTAAACCAACTCGGTGAACGCGGGAAACATTACATCTGCTTAcaatcagcatgttagcattgtcattGTGCCGGCCTCACAGAGCAGCTGGCATGGCTGTAGACTCTTAGTAAAGGTCTAGTGTGTAAAACTGGAATGACCCTATCTAGAGCGACAATTTGGTTTGTCTgctctgggctactgtagaaacatggtggATGTTTTCCTGATCTCTATGTAGATATGAACTGCATATTCTGAGGTAAAGCATACACAACTATTCTTATTTTCAGGTGGTTACAGTGTATAGAAAACATATCATATTCCGTTTATATCAAAACCTACCGAGAAATGTTAGCCACTCTTCCTTGAAAGTGAAAGATATTTAATCGTCTCACTATTGTTGCTGCAATCACTTCAAGAAACTATTGTTATTATTCAGACGAGACCCACATTTAGGCTTCCAAATAAGATATTTCTCACTTACCAATGCTGTCAGTCTGCATGTAGCACTTGCCAGACATGCAGTACCTCCACAGGCCCTGGTGGGCAAAGCTGCCAGACAGACGGTACTGCATCCAGTAGTCTGTGGCTGTGGAGACCACCAGCAGGATGTTCCCCACGATGGCACAAAAGAGGCCCCCTCCCATGAAGCTGTGCATCATGAGTGACACGGTGGCAACGGTTGAGGCTTAAGCACTGTGCAAAAAGAGTAAAGGTAGGAGTCAGCAGTCAGTTTATACAACAGGGGTTGCAGCTTTGGAGGTAATGGATTGAGGAGATAGGAATGGCCTGAAACAGTGTGTGCAGCCACAGATCAAAATGGGCCTTATGAGCTACAGTTAGGGCGCCACGGTTTACGTGTCTAATAAAGGaaagatatttatttacatttactgTTTAGATTTACCCTTCAGGACTAGGGGGTTAAAACCCCATTCCTTCtggcacatatatacacatacatatatatacaggactgtctcagaaaattagaatattgtgataaagttctttattttctgtaatgcaattcaaaaaacaaaaatgtcatgcattctggattcattacaaatcaactgaaatattgcaagccttttattcttttaatattgctgattatggcttacagcttaagaaaactctaaaatcctatctcataaaattttaatatttcctcagaccaagtaaaaaaaaagatttataacagctgagtgtttgacaaggctcaggaaacccttgcaggtgtttcgagttaattagacaattcaagtgatttgtttaataccctactagtatactttttcatgatattctaatatttagagataggatatttgagttttcttaagctgtaagccataatcagcaatattaaaagaataaaaggcttgcaatatttcagttgaattgtaatgaatccagaatgcatgacatttttgtttttttaattgcattacagaaaataaagaacttcatcacaatattctaattttctgagacagtcctgtatatatacacagagagagagagagacagatatgttgcattatatatatatatatatatatatatatatatatatatatatatatatatatatatatgcaactcTCTCTCCAGGTATGTTAATTTCTGGTCCAATTTCATAAAACCAGAACATATCCTACTTACAGCACAGTCAACCCACACAAGTCATTATTCTTTGGAAGACGGTGAATGGTTGCtgcaaaataattaaataccgAAGAGGGTTTTTAAAATGAGACAATGGAGGAATTTTTGGGTGAATTAGTCCAACACCTCAAAGATAACCGTCTACCACCAAGTTAAAGTTAAAGCCCGGTCCCTGTGTGTGGCTGCACAAATAGCCATAAACACAGTGACATGAAGCTAGCCACGTGAAACACACGTGTCACCCAGGTGGAGGGTCTGAACACCATTATGAACGGAGACGGATGCATCTCTAATCTCTAGTTCGGCAAACGATCCTGAAAAATGTATCACGGGTTCAGTAGAAAGACTCCGAGGGATAACGTCGTAATATTACAGATTCcgaacaaaacaacaaatctaACATTTTTACAAAATCCCATGCTGAAGGGCCTCTCAGCCCACCCTCCGGCGAGACTCCCACTCATTACTTCGACAGATATTACATGATACGCATTTCTAATGTTTTACATTTACTCCACAGTCTTTCCATCCAATTTGCATCGGCAGTTAACAGAAGTACCCGGCATCAGCTCACCTGGATTCCGCGGTATAAATCAACCCTCTTAAGTATCAGCCTTTCCTCagggaaagagtgagagagagagagagagagagtgagtgagtgagagtgcaAGCCAGGAGTGAGCGAAATGTCAAAGAGGAAGCCCTAGGCTGAATTCCAAAAAGTTATCCCCTCCACGTTTCTGTTGATGGAGGCAAAATCCTTTAAAACAATCGGCACAGAACAAATGCAGATGAGCGGCCGGGCCGAAAAGCCACGTGACTCTTTCACACTGAACTAAATGGGAGGTTTTTTTTAGGGGGCGGTGGGGGTCAGGGGTGACGGCGTTGGATGGAGTTGGGGGAGGGTCTGGGATAGGAGGCCGCTGGCAGTCCGTGTCTGTTGTTCTATTCGGCGTTCTGGAACTGTGGATGTGCAAAGGCTCGCAGTACTGCTGCGGTCAATGGAACATGCTGAAGCGCACACTTCCTTTCAGGACGGCcggtcatgaacacacacacacacacacacacacaatttgtcATTAACTACATAATTAGTCGACATGAGGGATTTTAAGTCATGTAATTTATGTGAGAATTTGATAAACATGTATCTACCTGACTGAAACATAAATATTgtccaaaaggtcaaaggtgtttgtgttgttttattgtaGACGCATCGTATGACTCAAGCTAAATCATCTCCGTCTTTAACCTGCCCACAGCCGTGTTTAGTCTGCATTCACACGATCGCGGTGCCACACTTATGTGGTTAGTATTTGCACAAGACGATTTGAGTTTTCTCATTCATGTAATCAGCACGTCATTTAGCAAAGTGCTCCGGACAAAGGTTGTCACAACACAGCAGAGCTCAGATGTGGTGAATGTGTCATTTCATCTATATACGGTGACTCCGTCTCCACCACTGAGCGTTTGTGGCATGATCTCAGACAGAAAGAAGCAGATGTACACGATGCTGTTTGAATTCAAAATGtccaatgaataaataaacagccCTTTCCGACCTTCACTGACCTCCATCAGTATGACGTCCACCAAGCATGAAAGCCCtgtagatgggggggggggggggggtctcttttAACATGGTGTCAGGGAAAGTTAACTTATAACTCATGACAACTCATGACAACGGTTGAGGCTTAAGCATTGTGCAAAAAGAGTAAAGATGGGAGTCAGTGTTGTACCTTGTAAGATATGGTGTAGGAATGAATGTGTTTGGAAGAGAGCATCCTTCAGTTTAGAGCATTCTTGATTCGTTGGTTGTGATTTGGGACCATAACGCATTGTTCAGACATTCAACTCCTTCTTTTCCCTGATGATTTATTCAAGGATGAGGGAGGTGAAATGGGATTTTGGACACCGGCGTGTCCATCTAATCTCCAATACGATGCTGCAAAAAGATTCAACCTCAGCATCAGCTGGATAGAAAGAGCTCCAGCCCTCGTCTGAGTTAAAACGCCTACGCGTGTGGATTCATCGGGGGGGAAGTACAATCATGTGGATCTTCATTCGAATGTGGAAACAGGCGATGAGCGCTACATAAAATCATGAAATCAACTCACGTCGGGAGTAGTTACACTGCACCAGCGGCGTAAATATAGACGATGCACTGGGGCTATAGCGGGTTGGGGGTAGGGAGGTGGGCGGGTGGAGGGggctggagagagaaagaggcccTCAAACAATGTGTTGAGAAGAGAATGGGCCCTTGTGATTGATTCAAAATTGGCAGACtaggtttaaaaagaaaagcaggcaGTTTATAAACAGCGCCATATCTGAactagaaaagaaaaatgtatgaatgatgcagatgaatCTTTACCAGCATCAACATTATTAACTtagtatgtattatatatatataaattaaacaaacatatatatatatatgtttatttaattcatatatatatatatatatgaggtgATTAATTTAAACAAACATCGAGAAAATAGCAgcgtttaatatatttattcaagttTGTTCAACGTCCATTGGatagcgccctctgctggacaaAGTCATAGCAAAAGCATCAGATCACCACAATGGACACATCCGGGGTATTTGAGTGTTTCCTCAGAGGACGCGTCAgggtaatgtgtgtgtactgtactcGTAACTCCCTGGTGCACACTGCTGTCCTCAAAACATCAGtgcatattatatttatgtgaTTTTAACAGGATTTCACAAACTGAGTGGCCAAAGTCAACCGAAATATAACTGAGATAATGGGACTGAATCCACACTTTAGACCTTCACGGTCACAAATGTGTTGAACGCTTGTAATAAAACTTTAGATTTTTTCCAAGAAAGAAACCTTGAGACTTGAAATGAGGTCCTCGCTCCAACTGTCATCCTCTGCTCCAGGGGCTTCATAAAGATTTAATCATAAAGAACCAGCCTCGTCATCCATTTCAAGCATACACACATCTTTCCATATTCCTACATTTAAAacgccacaaaaaacagactacCGTGGCATTAGTTTTCCTCTGCAGTGTTGTGTATTACTGCGGCTCTTTAGTCAGGGGTTGAATTAAAGATTAACCAAAGTACTActttaataatttaatacacATACATGGAAACAATGCTCATTGTTGACTGAACATCTATCCTTATTCCCAGCTTAACGAGTAGAGAGACACTTCCTTTATGAAATAATTAATCAGCTGGCAGAATGTAAACAGATACAAATTTCAAGCAGTGCCTCTGAAGGCCAAAAGCAATGCGGTCCAAACAGGCAGTGCACTAGTCACCCTAAAGCAGGAAATACATCACATTGATTCATAATGCAGAACACTAATGATGTGTATGGACGCATCAAATACACGGAGCGACTAGAACAGCAGGCAGGGATGGGATTTAGAACTTGTGAAGTTACAGAAAATGACGGAAACCGTTAAGATTGTTCTGTTAATAACGTCACAGGCATGGCTTTAACTTggatttattatgaaaaaataaagttaCAACATGGAGTTTTAAGTTGCAGATTACAAAAAGAATAAAGTGACAACTATCCAACATGTTTAAAACAATCCCCATTTcagttacaataataaaaacatcacaTTGAAATAAAACTCATAGAAATATTGCATgctatacaaaaaatatatacacatcatAGCACATTTTAAAGTTCAGACAGTCGTAGCAACTCTGACAGGCGGTGGAGGGAGAAATGTTGGAAGAGCCACTGATCTTTCAGAGGGagtctgaaaaaaagaaaacgaatAATACTGTAAATCCGCAACAGAAGCGATGTTCCGGTTCGATGTTCCGGTTCGATGCGTTTCATGTGAAAGACAACCTGCTGCAGTCGGTTGTAAtctggaggaggctggagcCCTCCGGTCAGCAGCTTGTGAGGAGCCGTTTCTGTTGGGGTCGTGACCGCCTG includes these proteins:
- the lim2.5 gene encoding lens intrinsic membrane protein 2.5; the encoded protein is MMHSFMGGGLFCAIVGNILLVVSTATDYWMQYRLSGSFAHQGLWRYCMSGKCYMQTDSIAYWNATRVFMILSAMSCFAGIIAGILSFAHFSAFERFNRSFAAGIMFFVSTLFVLLAMAIYTGVTVNFLGKRFGDWRFSWSYILGWVALLMNFFAGIFYMCAYRMHACRRIAGPR